A region of Lolium rigidum isolate FL_2022 unplaced genomic scaffold, APGP_CSIRO_Lrig_0.1 contig_61639_1, whole genome shotgun sequence DNA encodes the following proteins:
- the LOC124681934 gene encoding protein CYSTEINE-RICH TRANSMEMBRANE MODULE 13-like produces MSYQQQQGNMAYPPQGQQQAYVAPPPPVGYPQQGDQQYPAAGGAAETTSRGHHHNGGGFWRGCCAALCCCCLLDACF; encoded by the exons ATGAGCTACCAGCAGCAGCAGGGAAACATGGCGTACCCTCCGCAGGGCCAGCAGCAGGCCtacgtcgcgccgccgccgcccgtcggCTACCCGCAGCAGGGTGACCAGCAGTACCCAGCtgccggaggcgccgccgagacCACCAGCCGTGGCCACCACCATAACGGCGGCGGATTCTGGAGAGGATG CTGCGCGGcgctctgctgctgctgcctcctcgaCGCCTGCTTCTGA